DNA sequence from the Lycium barbarum isolate Lr01 chromosome 5, ASM1917538v2, whole genome shotgun sequence genome:
tatttcaaagatctacaactttcaagaaggaaaatTTCTCAAATTCCTTACATATGtttccgtatactcattttaattgagacgtggtgcaaactcacttgaaaacacgctccgtagggtagcttccgactttcctttgctcaagggctcttctcatgtcttgattgggtttcaaactccatttatacactactcaaattgagTTCATTATACCCCtgtcttatgagtcaaatcttagcccgaatgcacaaGGTGTTACATACGGCCTTCGGattaaaaaaaagagtccacttagccatttagacaccccttaagaaaatattaacttctagacaaaaataggtaatttgactaaattgcccctaattaaataggcattgggatttgatcatataacacttaatagggataaatctgaaaaaataaggttaattctttcttgatttgataagtggacatttatttttttaccaaagaaaaaaggctaagtggatatTTTTTTGATCCGAGGGGAGTattatttttacttatttttccATCTGCTTTTCGATCTTTATATTGGGTTCTACCAAAATTTGAATTCGTATCGAAGAGTCCCACATTAAGGGGTCGTTTAATAGTTGGTTAGAGGTATGCAGATATTAGTTATAATTATTTCTGAATTTCAAACTAAACACCACATTAATTTTATACATGATTATCTATCTCCTAATGATATTACTTATACAACATAACTCACCTCCAAACGACCCCTAAACGTAAACTGATTTCTAATAAAGGTGACTTCATATTCAGAGCTCGAATTTAAAACCTCTAATTAGATATGAAGAATTACTTCCCAGTTACCACCTGACCATATCTCTCTCCTTTATAATATACCGCACTTGTTCTTCTTCCTAGTGGTTTAGCTCCAATCAAATTAAGGACGCCCCATTCCCATTCTCATTCGCATTCTCATTCCCAATATCACCCAATCCTCAATCTCCAATCCCAACAACCATCTGTTTCAGTTCTTCATTCTTGAAAACAACTTCATAGTAACAACACTAAACAGTACTCTAACTTTCACCTTTGCAGTATCATCATATATATTCCATCAATGGGTTCATCCTCTCCACCTGATACAAGCAAAACGGCAAAACTAGAACGTTACAACACATACATCCGCAAATTAAACACCACTAAACTCATCTCAGCTTCATCTAAACTCCTTTTTCGTGTTACCCTTTTAATATCTCTCTTATTAATCTTCTTCTTCATCGTTAATATTAATTACCCTGCCTTAACAACATCCTCAAACTCTAACAACCCACACATTAACCACCGTATCCTCTTCTCTTCCGCCTTTTACGGTGGTGGTGTCACGTGGGAAAAACAAGTACGACGATCTTCAACTCCAAAACGGGTCAACGGACTATCCGTTTTAGTTACCGGGTCAGCTGGATTCGTTGGGTCCCACTGCTCATTAGCATTAAAAAAACGCGGTGATGGAGTGTTAGGCATTGACAATTTTAATTCTTATTATGACCCGTCCTTAAAACGCGCTCGCCAGAACATGCTTGCCAAGCACGACATATTTATCGTTGAAGGTGAGTTTAGGATTTGTTCTGAATTTTCTATCTTAtatgaattttatttttattttaaaaagattTTCTCGATGGAAAAATGCTCTTTCATAtttgattattttcttttttatattagttttctaGGTCAATTATCAAATcacattataatatattttttttgtcgTTTGATTTATCATTGCTATTTGTAATTGTTAGCTTTCGCATAACGTCTCTGTTATTTCGATCCAACAGGTGATATAAATGACGTGTCATTACTCGGCAAGCTATTCGATATTGTTCCGTTCACACACGTGTTACATTTAGCAGCACAGGCTGGAGTTCGTTACGCAATGCAAAACCCTCTATCTTACATAAGTTCAAATGTGAACGGATTCGTTACTGTATTAGAAGTGGCTAAATCGGCAAACCCACAGCCAGCTATTGTATGG
Encoded proteins:
- the LOC132640764 gene encoding UDP-glucuronate 4-epimerase 6-like, which gives rise to MGSSSPPDTSKTAKLERYNTYIRKLNTTKLISASSKLLFRVTLLISLLLIFFFIVNINYPALTTSSNSNNPHINHRILFSSAFYGGGVTWEKQVRRSSTPKRVNGLSVLVTGSAGFVGSHCSLALKKRGDGVLGIDNFNSYYDPSLKRARQNMLAKHDIFIVEGDINDVSLLGKLFDIVPFTHVLHLAAQAGVRYAMQNPLSYISSNVNGFVTVLEVAKSANPQPAIVWASSSSVYGLNTKVPFSENDRTDKPASLYAATKKAGEGIAHSYNHIYGLSLTGLRFFTVYGPWGRPDMAYFFFTKDMIQGKAIKVYVSQNDKDVARDFTYIDDVVKGCVGALDTAEKSTGSGGKKRGPAQLRVYNLGNTSPVSVKKLVAILENLLNVKAKKNVVKMPRNGDVPFTHANVSLAYRDFGYKPTTDLSSGLRKFVKWYLSYYGIQSRIK